One genomic window of Candoia aspera isolate rCanAsp1 chromosome 12, rCanAsp1.hap2, whole genome shotgun sequence includes the following:
- the LOC134504522 gene encoding homeobox protein CDX-4-like encodes MYVNHILEKEASMYPGLKRLGRNQPAAQNLDSSAPCPDYMSYHSQQLTSMENQSFRGWESYYGLHGEDWNAGGPGPSSTGTLTQINRSSPGKISFTSANYNTFHPAGPVALPSLDTMNSEVSSRPLSQRPGSYEWMRKNMSSSNAGKTRTKEKYRVVYTDQQRLELEKEFHCNRYVTLRRKSELAAYLGLSERQIKIWFQNRRAKERKLFKKKISQFDGSGGSAQSESSSAGPTELPASVFSATHPVSGLQPLEILQIMATD; translated from the exons ATGTATGTGAACCACATTTTGGAAAAAGAAGCCAGCATGTATCCAGGACTGAAAAGGCTAGGCAGGAACCAGCCAGCAGCTCAGAACCTTGACTCCTCAGCACCTTGCCCAGATTACATGAGTTACCATTCTCAACAGTTAACAAGTATGGAAAACCAATCTTTCAGAGGCTGGGAGAGTTACTATGGCCTTCATGGGGAAGACTGGAATGCTGGTGGCCCAGGACCCTCCAGCACGGGGACCCTCACCCAGATCAACAGGTCTTCTCCTGGAAAGATCTCCTTCACTTCTGCCAATTACAACACTTTCCATCCTGCTGGTCCTGTGGCTTTACCTTCTCTAGACACAATGAATTCAGAGGTGAGCTCTCGTCCCCTCAGTCAACGGCCGGGCTCCTATGAATGGATGAGGAAGAACATGTCATCAAGCAACGCAG GAAAAACAAGAACGAAAGAAAAGTACCGGGTGGTTTACACCGATCAGCAGAGACTAGAACTAGAAAAAGAATTTCACTGCAACAGATACGTAACGTTGAGAAGGAAGTCTGAACTTGCAGCTTACCTGGGACTATCCGAGAGACAG ATCAAGATTTGGTTCCAGAATCGCCGTGCTAAGGAGAGGAAGTTGTTCAAGAAGAAAATCTCTCAGTTCGATGGAAGCGGAGGCTCTGCACAAAGCGAGTCGAGTTCTGCTGGCCCCACGGAACTCCCTGCCTCTGTATTCTCAGCCACACATCCAGTTAGCGGATTGCAGCCTCTTGAAATCCTGCAGATCATGGCTACTGACTGA